From Lycium ferocissimum isolate CSIRO_LF1 chromosome 12, AGI_CSIRO_Lferr_CH_V1, whole genome shotgun sequence, one genomic window encodes:
- the LOC132040400 gene encoding pathogenesis-related homeodomain protein isoform X1, whose product MLRTFYVTQQATMPGKTDKDMHKAVARSSQVKNVLRRLEKTRSKLKSKSHGRATHASSSKRTAAGEGKEKCCSGKNILKKEIPQKAKLSKLEHDNVDIGSEKLKRRRRKRRRKHNEDPDDVSRLQRRTRYLLIKMKLEQNLIDAYSAEGWKGQSREKIRPERELQRAKKQILKCKLGIREIVHRLDLLSSAGQIDDSAIAPDGSVHHEHIICAKCKLQEAFPDNDIILCDGTCNCAFHQKCIDPPLSTENIPPGDEGWFCKFCKCKMEIIEATNAHLGTHFAVDCNWEDIFKEEALLPEDGESSVCPEQDWPSDDSKDDDYDPEKVANSHSSSTDSFESDSSGEASSGSIFGSLEDELLALTGKPEDGSSGKDYLSEQIARMDYEETDFEVLSGPRLRKAVDYIKLNDEMFGKHVPGIEQNSEDEDWGPGKRKRRRKESESDAASTLITLFESERSCPEKIANELEKESCGRPAKREIFRIPPDAVEELRRVFAENELPSREVRVNLSKQLGIEYEKVNKWFKNARYMALKARKAESTKLCQVTSPTTSVECIPETVTGEPADHILSSDAEENVATAPKDLAKSPNEETANLVIRPSKKKHNKKAVKPSTDKVETLVEFGDDVSLKLLRERAKKERRKLNSKERERIQEAEAEMQRLCRIKDKIARLQDFLLRFPSCRGRRAEASSLDETLIVFVPVAELKEKRRNARSANSKCGYMSILQYSKF is encoded by the exons GACTTTTTATGTCACACAACAAGCTACTATGCCTGGAAAAACAGATAAAGATATGCATAAAGCGGTTGCGCGCTCATCACAAGTAAAAAATGTGTTGAGAAGATTAGAGAAAACGAGATCGAAGCTGAAATCAAAATCTCATGGAAGGGCTACTCATGCATCGTCGTCAAAGAGAACAGCTGCTGGTGAAGGTAAGGAGAAGTGCTGTTCTGGAAAAAACATACTCAAGAAAGAAATTCCGCAAAAAGCTAAATTGTCGAAGTTAGAACATGACAACGTGGATATTGGGTCTGAAAAGTtaaagagaaggagaagaaaaaggagaagaaaacaTAATGAAGATCCAGATGATGTTTCACGTTTACAAAGGAGAACAAGATACCTCTTGATCAAGATGAAGCTAGAGCAGAATCTTATTGATGCTTATTCTGCAGAAGGCTGGAAAGGTCAGAG TCGAGAAAAAATTAGGCCAGAAAGAGAACTACAAAGAGCGAAGAAGCAAATATTAAAATGCAAGCTTGGAATAAGGGAGATAGTTCACCGGCTGGATTTGCTTAGCTCTGCTGGGCAGATTGACGATTCTGCTATTGCTCCAGATGGATCTGTCCATCATGAACAT ATTATCTGTGCCAAATGCAAATTGCAGGAAGCTTTCCCTGACAATGATATCATACTTTGTGATGGTACATGCAACTGCGCCTTCCATCAAAAATGTATTGATCCTCCACTATCAACGGAAAATA TACCGCCGGGTGATGAAGGATGGTTTTGCAAATTTTGCAAGTGTAAAATGGAAATAATAGAAGCAACAAATGCTCATCTTGGCACCCACTTTGCTGTGGACTGTAATTGGGAG GATATCTTTAAGGAAGAAGCTCTTCTGCCCGAAGATGGGGAGTCATCGGTATGCCCAGAACAAGACTGGCCATCTGATGACTCCaaagatgatgactatgatcccgaAAAAGTTGCGAATAGTCACAGTAGTAGTACTGATAGCTTTGAGAGTGATTCTTCCGGTGAAGCAAGCAGTGGAAGCATATTTGGATCACTTGAGGATGAATTGTTAGCTTTAACAGGAAAGCCAGAAGACGGAAGCAGTGGAAAAGATTATTTGTCTGAACAAATTGCTAGGATGGATTATGAGGAAACTGACTTCGAAGTTCTATCTGGCCCCAGACTGAGAAAAGCTGTTGATTACATCAAGTTAAATGAT GAAATGTTTGGAAAGCATGTTCCTGGGATTGAGCAAAATAGTGAAGACGAAGATTGGGGTCCAGGTAAAAGAAAGCGTAGACGGAAGGAGTCTGAATCAGATGCTGCAAGCACCCTTATAACCCTCTTTGAAAGTGAGAGAAGTTGTCCAGAAAAAATAGCGAATGAACTGGAAAAAGAGTCTTGTGGTAGACCAGCCAAGAGAGAAATATTTAGGATTCCTCCTGATGCAGTCGAG GAACTTCGCCGTGTATTTGCTGAGAATGAACTTCCATCTAGAGAAGTGCGGGTGAACCTCTCCAAGCAGCTGGGTATTGAATATGAGAAG GTGAACAAATGGTTCAAGAATGCACGGTATATGGCCCTTAAAGCTAGAAAG GCTGAGAGCACAAAACTGTGCCAAGTTACTAGTCCTACAACATCAGTAGAATGCATACCTGAGACTGTAACGGGTGAACCTGCAGATCATATTTTGTCAAGTGATGCAGAAGAAAATGTAGCCACGGCACCTAAAGATCTTGCGAAATCACCTAATGAAGAAACTGCCAACTTGGTGATCCGTCCTTCCAAGAAAAAGCATAACAAAAAAGCAGTAAAACCGTCAACAGACAAAGTAGAG ACACTTGTAGAATTTGGCGATGACGTGAGCCTGAAACTACTGCGAGAGAGggcaaaaaaagaaaggagaaaactcaattccaaggaAAGGGAAAGAATACAAGAAGCTGAAGCTGAGATGCAAAGGCTTTGTCGGATCAAGGACAAAATAGCAAGACTCCAGGACTTTTTACTAAGGTTTCCAAGTTGCAGAGGTAGAAGAGCGGAAGCTTCTAGTTTAGATGAAACATTGATTGTCTTTGTACCTGTTGCAGAGTTAAAGGAGAAAAG GCGCAATGCTCGAAGTGCAAACTCGAAATGTGGGTACATGAGTATCTTGCAgtattcaaaattttga
- the LOC132040400 gene encoding pathogenesis-related homeodomain protein isoform X2 has translation MLRTFYVTQQATMPGKTDKDMHKAVARSSQVKNVLRRLEKTRSKLKSKSHGRATHASSSKRTAAGEGKEKCCSGKNILKKEIPQKAKLSKLEHDNVDIGSEKLKRRRRKRRRKHNEDPDDVSRLQRRTRYLLIKMKLEQNLIDAYSAEGWKGQSREKIRPERELQRAKKQILKCKLGIREIVHRLDLLSSAGQIDDSAIAPDGSVHHEHIICAKCKLQEAFPDNDIILCDGTCNCAFHQKCIDPPLSTENIPPGDEGWFCKFCKCKMEIIEATNAHLGTHFAVDCNWEDIFKEEALLPEDGESSVCPEQDWPSDDSKDDDYDPEKVANSHSSSTDSFESDSSGEASSGSIFGSLEDELLALTGKPEDGSSGKDYLSEQIARMDYEETDFEVLSGPRLRKAVDYIKLNDEMFGKHVPGIEQNSEDEDWGPGKRKRRRKESESDAASTLITLFESERSCPEKIANELEKESCGRPAKREIFRIPPDAVEELRRVFAENELPSREVRVNLSKQLGIEYEKVNKWFKNARYMALKARKQAESTKLCQVTSPTTSVECIPETVTGEPADHILSSDAEENVATAPKDLAKSPNEETANLVIRPSKKKHNKKAVKPSTDKVETLVEFGDDVSLKLLRERAKKERRKLNSKERERIQEAEAEMQRLCRIKDKIARLQDFLLRFPSCRGRRAEASSLDETLIVFVPVAELKEKR, from the exons GACTTTTTATGTCACACAACAAGCTACTATGCCTGGAAAAACAGATAAAGATATGCATAAAGCGGTTGCGCGCTCATCACAAGTAAAAAATGTGTTGAGAAGATTAGAGAAAACGAGATCGAAGCTGAAATCAAAATCTCATGGAAGGGCTACTCATGCATCGTCGTCAAAGAGAACAGCTGCTGGTGAAGGTAAGGAGAAGTGCTGTTCTGGAAAAAACATACTCAAGAAAGAAATTCCGCAAAAAGCTAAATTGTCGAAGTTAGAACATGACAACGTGGATATTGGGTCTGAAAAGTtaaagagaaggagaagaaaaaggagaagaaaacaTAATGAAGATCCAGATGATGTTTCACGTTTACAAAGGAGAACAAGATACCTCTTGATCAAGATGAAGCTAGAGCAGAATCTTATTGATGCTTATTCTGCAGAAGGCTGGAAAGGTCAGAG TCGAGAAAAAATTAGGCCAGAAAGAGAACTACAAAGAGCGAAGAAGCAAATATTAAAATGCAAGCTTGGAATAAGGGAGATAGTTCACCGGCTGGATTTGCTTAGCTCTGCTGGGCAGATTGACGATTCTGCTATTGCTCCAGATGGATCTGTCCATCATGAACAT ATTATCTGTGCCAAATGCAAATTGCAGGAAGCTTTCCCTGACAATGATATCATACTTTGTGATGGTACATGCAACTGCGCCTTCCATCAAAAATGTATTGATCCTCCACTATCAACGGAAAATA TACCGCCGGGTGATGAAGGATGGTTTTGCAAATTTTGCAAGTGTAAAATGGAAATAATAGAAGCAACAAATGCTCATCTTGGCACCCACTTTGCTGTGGACTGTAATTGGGAG GATATCTTTAAGGAAGAAGCTCTTCTGCCCGAAGATGGGGAGTCATCGGTATGCCCAGAACAAGACTGGCCATCTGATGACTCCaaagatgatgactatgatcccgaAAAAGTTGCGAATAGTCACAGTAGTAGTACTGATAGCTTTGAGAGTGATTCTTCCGGTGAAGCAAGCAGTGGAAGCATATTTGGATCACTTGAGGATGAATTGTTAGCTTTAACAGGAAAGCCAGAAGACGGAAGCAGTGGAAAAGATTATTTGTCTGAACAAATTGCTAGGATGGATTATGAGGAAACTGACTTCGAAGTTCTATCTGGCCCCAGACTGAGAAAAGCTGTTGATTACATCAAGTTAAATGAT GAAATGTTTGGAAAGCATGTTCCTGGGATTGAGCAAAATAGTGAAGACGAAGATTGGGGTCCAGGTAAAAGAAAGCGTAGACGGAAGGAGTCTGAATCAGATGCTGCAAGCACCCTTATAACCCTCTTTGAAAGTGAGAGAAGTTGTCCAGAAAAAATAGCGAATGAACTGGAAAAAGAGTCTTGTGGTAGACCAGCCAAGAGAGAAATATTTAGGATTCCTCCTGATGCAGTCGAG GAACTTCGCCGTGTATTTGCTGAGAATGAACTTCCATCTAGAGAAGTGCGGGTGAACCTCTCCAAGCAGCTGGGTATTGAATATGAGAAG GTGAACAAATGGTTCAAGAATGCACGGTATATGGCCCTTAAAGCTAGAAAG CAGGCTGAGAGCACAAAACTGTGCCAAGTTACTAGTCCTACAACATCAGTAGAATGCATACCTGAGACTGTAACGGGTGAACCTGCAGATCATATTTTGTCAAGTGATGCAGAAGAAAATGTAGCCACGGCACCTAAAGATCTTGCGAAATCACCTAATGAAGAAACTGCCAACTTGGTGATCCGTCCTTCCAAGAAAAAGCATAACAAAAAAGCAGTAAAACCGTCAACAGACAAAGTAGAG ACACTTGTAGAATTTGGCGATGACGTGAGCCTGAAACTACTGCGAGAGAGggcaaaaaaagaaaggagaaaactcaattccaaggaAAGGGAAAGAATACAAGAAGCTGAAGCTGAGATGCAAAGGCTTTGTCGGATCAAGGACAAAATAGCAAGACTCCAGGACTTTTTACTAAGGTTTCCAAGTTGCAGAGGTAGAAGAGCGGAAGCTTCTAGTTTAGATGAAACATTGATTGTCTTTGTACCTGTTGCAGAGTTAAAGGAGAAAAGGTGA
- the LOC132040400 gene encoding pathogenesis-related homeodomain protein isoform X3, giving the protein MLRTFYVTQQATMPGKTDKDMHKAVARSSQVKNVLRRLEKTRSKLKSKSHGRATHASSSKRTAAGEGKEKCCSGKNILKKEIPQKAKLSKLEHDNVDIGSEKLKRRRRKRRRKHNEDPDDVSRLQRRTRYLLIKMKLEQNLIDAYSAEGWKGQSREKIRPERELQRAKKQILKCKLGIREIVHRLDLLSSAGQIDDSAIAPDGSVHHEHIICAKCKLQEAFPDNDIILCDGTCNCAFHQKCIDPPLSTENIPPGDEGWFCKFCKCKMEIIEATNAHLGTHFAVDCNWEDIFKEEALLPEDGESSVCPEQDWPSDDSKDDDYDPEKVANSHSSSTDSFESDSSGEASSGSIFGSLEDELLALTGKPEDGSSGKDYLSEQIARMDYEETDFEVLSGPRLRKAVDYIKLNDEMFGKHVPGIEQNSEDEDWGPGKRKRRRKESESDAASTLITLFESERSCPEKIANELEKESCGRPAKREIFRIPPDAVEELRRVFAENELPSREVRVNLSKQLGIEYEKVNKWFKNARYMALKARKVRIEPADHILSSDAEENVATAPKDLAKSPNEETANLVIRPSKKKHNKKAVKPSTDKVETLVEFGDDVSLKLLRERAKKERRKLNSKERERIQEAEAEMQRLCRIKDKIARLQDFLLRFPSCRGRRAEASSLDETLIVFVPVAELKEKRRNARSANSKCGYMSILQYSKF; this is encoded by the exons GACTTTTTATGTCACACAACAAGCTACTATGCCTGGAAAAACAGATAAAGATATGCATAAAGCGGTTGCGCGCTCATCACAAGTAAAAAATGTGTTGAGAAGATTAGAGAAAACGAGATCGAAGCTGAAATCAAAATCTCATGGAAGGGCTACTCATGCATCGTCGTCAAAGAGAACAGCTGCTGGTGAAGGTAAGGAGAAGTGCTGTTCTGGAAAAAACATACTCAAGAAAGAAATTCCGCAAAAAGCTAAATTGTCGAAGTTAGAACATGACAACGTGGATATTGGGTCTGAAAAGTtaaagagaaggagaagaaaaaggagaagaaaacaTAATGAAGATCCAGATGATGTTTCACGTTTACAAAGGAGAACAAGATACCTCTTGATCAAGATGAAGCTAGAGCAGAATCTTATTGATGCTTATTCTGCAGAAGGCTGGAAAGGTCAGAG TCGAGAAAAAATTAGGCCAGAAAGAGAACTACAAAGAGCGAAGAAGCAAATATTAAAATGCAAGCTTGGAATAAGGGAGATAGTTCACCGGCTGGATTTGCTTAGCTCTGCTGGGCAGATTGACGATTCTGCTATTGCTCCAGATGGATCTGTCCATCATGAACAT ATTATCTGTGCCAAATGCAAATTGCAGGAAGCTTTCCCTGACAATGATATCATACTTTGTGATGGTACATGCAACTGCGCCTTCCATCAAAAATGTATTGATCCTCCACTATCAACGGAAAATA TACCGCCGGGTGATGAAGGATGGTTTTGCAAATTTTGCAAGTGTAAAATGGAAATAATAGAAGCAACAAATGCTCATCTTGGCACCCACTTTGCTGTGGACTGTAATTGGGAG GATATCTTTAAGGAAGAAGCTCTTCTGCCCGAAGATGGGGAGTCATCGGTATGCCCAGAACAAGACTGGCCATCTGATGACTCCaaagatgatgactatgatcccgaAAAAGTTGCGAATAGTCACAGTAGTAGTACTGATAGCTTTGAGAGTGATTCTTCCGGTGAAGCAAGCAGTGGAAGCATATTTGGATCACTTGAGGATGAATTGTTAGCTTTAACAGGAAAGCCAGAAGACGGAAGCAGTGGAAAAGATTATTTGTCTGAACAAATTGCTAGGATGGATTATGAGGAAACTGACTTCGAAGTTCTATCTGGCCCCAGACTGAGAAAAGCTGTTGATTACATCAAGTTAAATGAT GAAATGTTTGGAAAGCATGTTCCTGGGATTGAGCAAAATAGTGAAGACGAAGATTGGGGTCCAGGTAAAAGAAAGCGTAGACGGAAGGAGTCTGAATCAGATGCTGCAAGCACCCTTATAACCCTCTTTGAAAGTGAGAGAAGTTGTCCAGAAAAAATAGCGAATGAACTGGAAAAAGAGTCTTGTGGTAGACCAGCCAAGAGAGAAATATTTAGGATTCCTCCTGATGCAGTCGAG GAACTTCGCCGTGTATTTGCTGAGAATGAACTTCCATCTAGAGAAGTGCGGGTGAACCTCTCCAAGCAGCTGGGTATTGAATATGAGAAG GTGAACAAATGGTTCAAGAATGCACGGTATATGGCCCTTAAAGCTAGAAAGGTAAGGAT TGAACCTGCAGATCATATTTTGTCAAGTGATGCAGAAGAAAATGTAGCCACGGCACCTAAAGATCTTGCGAAATCACCTAATGAAGAAACTGCCAACTTGGTGATCCGTCCTTCCAAGAAAAAGCATAACAAAAAAGCAGTAAAACCGTCAACAGACAAAGTAGAG ACACTTGTAGAATTTGGCGATGACGTGAGCCTGAAACTACTGCGAGAGAGggcaaaaaaagaaaggagaaaactcaattccaaggaAAGGGAAAGAATACAAGAAGCTGAAGCTGAGATGCAAAGGCTTTGTCGGATCAAGGACAAAATAGCAAGACTCCAGGACTTTTTACTAAGGTTTCCAAGTTGCAGAGGTAGAAGAGCGGAAGCTTCTAGTTTAGATGAAACATTGATTGTCTTTGTACCTGTTGCAGAGTTAAAGGAGAAAAG GCGCAATGCTCGAAGTGCAAACTCGAAATGTGGGTACATGAGTATCTTGCAgtattcaaaattttga
- the LOC132040401 gene encoding nascent polypeptide-associated complex subunit beta-like: MNVEKLRKMAGSVRTGGKGTMRRKKKAVHKTTTTDDKRLQSTLKRIGVNAIPAIEEVNIFKEDVVIQFINPKVQASIAANTWVVSGTPQTKKLQDILPQIIHQLGPDNLENLKKLAEQFQKQAPGGAAGTDAVEGAAVAQEDDDEVPELVAGETFEAAAEEGHTS, translated from the exons ATGAATGTAGAAAAGCTACGCAAGATGGCCGGTTCGGTCAGAACTGGTGGAAAGGGTACCATGAGAAG AAAGAAGAAGGCTGTACACAAGACAACTACAACAGATGACAAAAGACTACAGAGCACCTTGAAAAGAATAGGTGTCAATGCTATCCCCGCTATTGAAGAGGTCAACATTTTCAAGGAGGATGTTGTTATCCAATTCATTAACCCCAAAG TTCAAGCATCTATTGCTGCAAACACATGGGTCGTTAGTGGTACCCCCCAGACAAAGA AATTGCAGGATATTCTTCCTCAGATTATTCACCAGCTGG GTCCTGATAATTTGGAGAATTTGAAGAAGTTGGCTGAGCAGTTCCAGAAGCAGGCACCTGGTGGTGCTGCGGGTACAGATGCAGTTGAAGGTGCTGCGGTAGCACAGGAAGATGATGATGAGGTACCAGAACTTGTGGCTGGTGAAACTTTTGAAGCTGCTGCTGAGGAGGGTCACACTTCCTAA